One genomic region from Phocoena sinus isolate mPhoSin1 chromosome 3, mPhoSin1.pri, whole genome shotgun sequence encodes:
- the LOC116751281 gene encoding protocadherin beta-17-like — METPLPKATQKRQVTAIIILLLLWEVGGAVIKYSVLEERHSGSFVANLAKDLGLGLGELASRGARILSRGNKQHLQVEHKSGNLLLKEKLDREELCGDMDPCILHFQVLLKNPVQFIQGELQLQDVNDHAPEFLENEILLKISESSHTGTAFPLKIAQDLDVGSNTVQNYTISTNFHFHLFTRNRSDGRKYPELVLAKELDREEQPELRLTLTALDGGSPPKTGTSQVLIMVLDINDNAPEFARQLYEVQIPENSSIGSLVITVSARDLDAGTHGELSYSFFQSSSQVIQAFEINTVTGDIRLKKMLDFEEIRSYRMEIEASDGGGLSGKCTVAIEVTDVNDNAPELTMSLLMNDIPENTPDTVVAIFGISDPDAGDNGKMMCYIQDHLPFLLKISVENFYTLVTEGALDRESRTEYNITITVTDMGTPRLKTEHNITVLVSDVNDNAPAFTQTSYTLSVRENSPALHIGSVRATDRDAGANAQVTYSLLPPLDAHVPLASLVSINPDNGHLFALRSLDYEALRAFEFRVGAADRGSPALSSQALVRVLVADDNDNAPFVLYPLQNASAPCTELVPRAAEAGYLVTKVVAVDGDSGQNAWLSYQLLKATEPGLFGVWAHNGEVRTARLLSERDAAKHRLLVLVKDNGEPPLSASVTLHVLLVDGFSQPYLPAPEAEAADAAPPAPLTVYLVVALASVSSLFLLSVLVFVAVWLCRRGRAASEGRCSVPEGPFPDHLLGVSGTGTLCQSYQYEVCLTGGSGTREFKCLKPLVPNIMGEGVGTDTEENSSFRNHLGFN; from the coding sequence ATGGAGACGCCGCTACCCAAAGCGACGCAAAAAAGGCAAGTGACTGCCATTATTATTCTATTACTATTGTGGGAGGTGGGTGGTGCGGTCATTAAGTATTCTGTTCTAGAAGAGAGACACAGCGGCTCATTTGTGGCCAACCTAGCAAAAGATCTGGGGTTGGGCTTAGGAGAGCTGGCCTCGCGGGGCGCCCGGATTCTTTCCAGAGGGAATAAACAGCATTTGCAAGTCGAGCACAAGAGTGGGAATTTGCTCCTAAAAGAAAAACTGGACCGGGAAGAGTTGTGCGGTGACATGGATCCATGTATACTGCATTTCCAGGTGTTACTGAAAAACCCGGTGCAGTTTATTCAAGGTGAATTACAGCTCCAAGACGTAAATGACCATGCCCCTGAGTTCCTGGAAAATGAAATCCTACTGAAAATCTCAGAAAGTAGCCATACAGGAACCGCATTTCCTTTGAAAATAGCTCAAGATTTAGATGTGGGCAGTAACACAGTTCAGAACTACACAATTAGCACCAACTTCCATTTCCACCTTTTCACTCGAAATCGCAGCGACGGCAGGAAATACCCGGAGCTGGTGCTGGCCAAAGAGCTGGACCGTGAGGAGCAGCCAGAGCTCAGGTTAACCCTCACGGCGCTGGATGGTGGGTCACCGCCAAAgactgggacttcccaggtgcTCATCATGGTCCTGGACATAAATGACAACGCCCCTGAATTTGCTCGGCAGCTCTACGAGGTGCAGATCCCAGAGAACAGCTCTATAGGTTCCCTTGTCATCACTGTCTCTGCCAGAGATTTGGATGCTGGGACCCACGGAGAGCTCTCCTACTCATTTTTCCAATCATCAAGTCAAGTCATTCAGGCCTTTGAAATCAACACAGTAACGGGGGATAttcgattaaaaaaaatgttggattTTGAGGAAATTCGATCTTACCGTATGGAAATTGAGGCCTCAGACGGTGGGGGTCTTTCAGGAAAATGCACTGTGGCCATAGAAGTGACGGATGTAAACGACAACGCCCCTGAATTGACCATGTCATTACTCATGAATGATATCCCAGAAAACACCCCTGACACTGTGGTCGCTATTTTCGGAATTTCAGATCCAGACGCCGGGGACAATGGCAAAATGATGTGTTACATCCAAGACCATCTCCCATTCCTTCTGAAAATTTCTGTAGAAAATTTCTACACCTTGGTAACAGAAGGAGCGCTGGACAGAGAGAGCAGAACCGAGTAcaacatcaccatcaccgtcacaGATATGGGAACTCCCAGGCTGAAAACCGAGCACAACATAACCGTGCTGGTGTCCGACGTCAACGACAACGCCCCCGCCTTCACCCAGACCTCCTACACCCTGTCCGTCCGCGAGAACAGCCCCGCCCTGCACATCGGCAGCGTCCGCGCCACAGACAGAGACGCGGGCGCCAACGCCCAGGTCACCTACTCGCTGCTGCCGCCCCTCGACGCGCACGTGCCCCTGGCCTCCCTGGTGTCCATCAACCCGGACAACGGCCACCTGTTCGCCCTGAGGTCCCTGGACTACGAGGCCCTAAGGGCGTTCGAGTTCCGCGTGGGCGCCGCCGACCGCGGCTCGCCCGCGCTCAGCAGCCAGGCGCTGGTGCGCGTGCTCGTGGCGGACGACAACGACAACGCGCCCTTCGTGCTGTACCCGCTGCAGAACGCCTCGGCGCCCTGCACCGAGCTGGTGCCCAGGGCGGCCGAGGCGGGCTACCTGGTGACCAAGGTGGTGGCGGTGGACGGCGACTCGGGCCAGAACGCCTGGCTGTCGTACCAGCTGCTCAAGGCCACGGAGCCCGGCCTGTTCGGCGTGTGGGCGCACAACGGCGAGGTGCGCACGGCCCGGCTGCTGAGCGAGCGCGACGCGGCCAAGCACAGGCTGCTGGTGCTGGTCAAGGACAACGGCGAGCCGCCGCTCTCGGCCAGCGTCACGCTGCACGTGCTGCTGGTGGACGGCTTCTCGCAGCCCTACCTGCCGGCCCCGGAAGCGGAAGCGGCGGAcgcggccccgcccgcccctcTCACCGTCTACCTGGTGGTGGCCTTGGCGTCGGTGTCGTCGCTCTTCCTCTTATCGGTGCTGGTGTTCGTCGCGGTGTGGCTGTGCAGGAGGGGCAGGGCGGCCTCGGAGGGTCGCTGCTCGGTGCCCGAGGGCCCCTTTCCGGACCACCTACTGGGCGTCAGCGGCACGGGGACCCTGTGCCAGAGCTACCAGTACGAGGTGTGTCTGACGGGAGGCTCCGGGACCAGGGAGTTCAAGTGTCTGAAACCTCTTGTCCCCAACATCATGGGTGAAGGGGTTGGTACGGACACCGAGGAAAACTCGAGCTTTAGAAACCATTTGGGGTTCAATTAA
- the PCDHB6 gene encoding protocadherin beta-6 produces MEMVQTKVHHKKRQVVIFIILILLWEAGSESIQYSILEETESGTFVANLTKDLGLTMGELAARAARVVFKGNRQYLQFDPETYDLLLNEKLDREELCGSTEPCVLPFQVLLENPLQFFQAALLIRDINDHAPEFPAGEMLLKISEITMPGKVFPLKMAQDLDAGSNSLQSYKISSSPHFHVLTRNRKDGRKSPELVLDKALDREEQPELRLILTALDGGSPPRSGTTKIQIVVLDSNDNAPEFAQEFYEAQVPENSSLGSLVLTVSARDLDAGSFGEVSYALFQVDDVNQPFELNANTGEIRLRKTLDFEEFQSYQVDVEATDGGGLSGKCSLVIKVLDVNDNAPELTMSSLTNPIPENLPEIIVAVFSISDADSGHNQQVTCSIDDNLPFLLRPSVENFYTLVTEGALDRESRAEYNITITVTDMGTPRLKTEHNITVLVSDVNDNAPAFTQTSYTLSVRENNSPALHIGSVRATDRDEGANAQVTYSLLPPLDAHVPLASLVSINPDNGHLFALRSLDYEALRAFEFRVGAADRGSPALSSQALVRVLVVDDNDNAPFVLYPLQNASAPCTELVPRAAEAGYLVTKVVAVDGDSGQNAWLSYQLLKATEPGLFGVWAHNGEVRTARLLSERDAAKHRLLVLVKDNGEPPLSATVTLHVLLVDGFSQPYLPAPEAAAADAAPPAPLTVYLVVALASVSSLFVFSVLVFVAVRLCRRGGAASVGRCSVPEGPFPGHLVDVSGTGTLSQSYQYEVCLTGGPGTSEFKFLKPIHPNFPPQGTRREMEENPSVRNSFLFS; encoded by the coding sequence ATGGAGATGGTGCAAACAAAAGTACATCATAAGAAAAGGCAAGTGGTGATCTTCATTATATTGATTCTTTTGTGGGAGGCAGGTTCAGAATCGATTCAGTATTCTATACTGGAGGAGACAGAAAGTGGCACATTTGTGGCCAACCTGACAAAGGACCTGGGACTCACGATGGGAGAGCTGGCTGCCCGGGCCGCCCGAGTTGTTTTTAAGGGGAATAGGCAGTATTTGCAGTTTGATCCAGAGACCTATGATTTGCTGCTAAATGAAAAACTGGACCGGGAGGAGCTTTGCGGCTCTACTGAGCCCTGTGTGCTACCCTTCCAAGTGTTACTGGAAAATCCCTTGCAGTTTTTTCAGGCTGCCTTGCTAATTAGAGATATAAATGACCATGCCCCAGAGTTCCCCGCTGGAGAAATGCTACTAAAAATATCAGAAATTACTATGCCAGGAAAGGTATTTCCTTTGAAAATGGCACAGGATTTAGACGCTGGTAGCAACAGCCTTCAGAGCTACAAAATCAGCTCCAGTCCTCACTTCCACGTTCTCACTCGGAACCGCAAGGACGGCAGGAAGTCCCCAGAGCTGGTACTGGACAAGGCGTTGGACCGTGAGGAGCAGCCCGAGCTCAGGCTAATCCTCACAGCGCTGGATGGCGGCTCTCCGCCCCGGTCTGGGACCACAAAAATTCAGATCGTGGTCTTGGACAGCAATGACAACGCCCCCGAGTTTGCTCAGGAGTTCTATGAGGCCCAAGTCCCTGAAAATAGCTCCCTGGGCTCTCTGGTTCTCACCGTCTCAGCGAGAGATTTAGACGCAGGATCCTTTGGGGAGGTATCTTATGCCCTATTTCAAGTCGATGATGTTAACCAACCCTTCGAATTAAACGCAAATACGGGAGAAATTCGACTGAGAAAGACATTGGATTTTGAGGAATTTCAATCATATCAGGTGGATGTTGAGGCCACAGATGGTGGGGGACTATCAGGAAAATGCAGTTTAGTCATCAAGGTCCTGGACGTGAATGACAATGCTCCCGAATTGACTATGTCGTCACTTACCAACCCCATCCCTGAAAACCTGCCTGAGATCATAGTGGCAGTTTTCAGTATATCAGATGCAGATTCTGGACATAACCAACAGGTTACTTGTTCTATAGATGACAATCTCCCCTTTCTTCTAAGACCATCCGTTGAAAATTTCTACACCTTGGTAACAGAAGGAGCGCTGGACAGAGAGAGCAGAGCCGAGTAcaacatcaccatcaccgtcacaGATATGGGAACCCCCAGGCTGAAAACCGAGCACAACATAACCGTGCTGGTGTCCGACGTCAACGACAACGCCCCCGCCTTCACCCAAACCTCCTACACCCTGTCCGTCCGCGAGAACAACAGCCCCGCCCTGCACATCGGCAGCGTCCGCGCCACAGACAGAGACGAGGGCGCCAACGCCCAGGTCACCTACTCGCTGCTGCCGCCCCTCGACGCGCACGTGCCCCTGGCCTCCCTGGTGTCCATCAACCCGGACAACGGCCACCTGTTCGCCCTGAGGTCCCTGGACTACGAGGCCCTAAGGGCGTTCGAGTTCCGCGTGGGCGCCGCCGACCGCGGCTCGCCCGCGCTCAGCAGCCAGGCGCTGGTGCGCGTGCTCGTGGTGGACGACAACGACAACGCGCCTTTCGTGCTGTACCCGCTGCAGAACGCCTCGGCGCCCTGCACCGAGCTGGTGCCCAGGGCGGCCGAGGCGGGCTACCTGGTGACCAAGGTGGTGGCGGTGGATGGCGACTCGGGCCAGAACGCCTGGCTGTCGTACCAGCTGCTCAAGGCCACGGAGCCCGGCCTGTTCGGCGTGTGGGCGCACAACGGCGAGGTGCGCACGGCCCGGCTGCTGAGCGAGCGCGACGCGGCCAAGCACAGGCTGCTGGTGCTGGTCAAGGACAACGGCGAGCCGCCGCTCTCGGCCACCGTCACGCTGCACGTGCTGCTGGTGGACGGCTTCTCGCAGCCCTACCTGCCGGCCCCGGAAGCGGCAGCGGCGGAcgcggccccgcccgcccctcTCACCGTCTACCTGGTGGTGGCCTTGGCGTCGGTGTCGTCGCTCTTCGTCTTCTCGGTGCTGGTGTTCGTCGCGGTGCGGCTGTgcaggaggggcggggcggcCTCTGTGGGTCGCTGCTCGGTGCCCGAGGGCCCCTTTCCGGGCCACCTGGTGGACGTCAGCGGCACGGGGACCCTGTCCCAGAGCTACCAGTACGAGGTGTGTCTGACGGGAGGCCCTGGGACCAGCGAGTTCAAGTTTCTGAAACCTATTCACCCTAACTTCCCTCCCCAGGGCACTAGGAGGGAAATGGAGGAAAACCCCAGCGTTCGGAATAGTTTCCTGTTCAGTTAA